A window of Jannaschia sp. M317 contains these coding sequences:
- the gatB gene encoding Asp-tRNA(Asn)/Glu-tRNA(Gln) amidotransferase subunit GatB — MLDDTLPTPKPRVIAGERDDWELVIGMEVHAQVASNAKLFSGASTTFGAEPNSNVAFVDAGMPGMLPVINEFCVEQAVRTGLGLKAEIHLTSAFDRKNYFYPDLPQGYQISQLYHPIVGEGEVLVEMGDGTARTVRIERIHLEQDAGKSIHDMDPTMSFVDLNRTGVALMEIVSRPDIRGPEEAAAYVVKLRQILRYLGTCDGNMQNGNLRADVNVSVCRPGQYEKYQATQDFSHLGTRCEIKNMNSMRFIQAAIDVEAKRQIAIIEAGGEVTQETRLYDPDRNETRSMRSKEEAHDYRYFPDPDLLPLEIEQGWVDDIAASLPELPDAKKSRFIKDFGLSDYDASVLTADTASAAYFEQVAEVSGNGKVSANWVINNLFGKLKEDERDIEASPMTPAQLGGILKLIEAGDISGKIAKDLFEIVYAEGGDPAQIVEDRGMKQVTDTGAIERAVDDIIAANPAQVEKAQANPKLAGWFVGQTMKAMQGKGNPKAINEIVAAKLGL; from the coding sequence ATGCTCGACGACACGCTCCCCACCCCGAAACCCCGCGTCATCGCCGGAGAGCGGGACGATTGGGAACTGGTCATCGGCATGGAGGTGCACGCGCAGGTCGCCTCCAATGCGAAACTCTTTTCCGGGGCCTCCACCACCTTCGGGGCGGAGCCGAACAGCAACGTGGCCTTCGTGGACGCGGGCATGCCCGGCATGTTGCCCGTCATCAATGAATTCTGCGTTGAACAGGCCGTGCGCACCGGACTGGGCCTGAAGGCGGAGATTCACCTGACGTCGGCCTTTGACCGCAAGAATTACTTCTATCCCGATCTGCCGCAGGGCTATCAGATCAGCCAGCTTTACCACCCCATCGTGGGCGAAGGCGAAGTGCTGGTGGAAATGGGCGACGGCACCGCGCGCACCGTGCGGATCGAGCGGATTCACCTGGAACAGGACGCGGGCAAATCGATCCACGACATGGACCCCACCATGTCCTTCGTCGATCTGAACCGCACCGGCGTGGCCTTGATGGAAATCGTCAGCCGCCCCGACATCCGCGGCCCCGAAGAGGCGGCGGCCTATGTCGTCAAGCTGCGCCAGATCCTGCGCTATCTGGGCACCTGCGACGGCAACATGCAGAACGGCAACCTGCGCGCGGACGTCAACGTCTCGGTCTGCCGTCCGGGCCAGTACGAAAAATATCAGGCGACCCAGGATTTCTCGCATCTGGGCACCCGCTGCGAGATCAAGAACATGAACTCCATGCGCTTCATCCAGGCCGCCATCGACGTCGAGGCCAAGCGCCAGATCGCCATCATCGAGGCGGGCGGCGAAGTTACCCAGGAAACCCGCCTGTATGACCCCGACCGCAACGAAACCCGGTCCATGCGGTCCAAGGAAGAGGCGCACGATTACCGCTATTTCCCAGATCCCGATCTGCTGCCGCTGGAAATCGAACAGGGCTGGGTCGACGATATCGCCGCCTCGCTGCCTGAACTGCCCGACGCCAAGAAATCCCGGTTCATCAAGGATTTCGGCCTGTCGGACTATGACGCCAGCGTGCTGACCGCCGACACCGCCTCGGCGGCCTATTTCGAGCAGGTGGCCGAGGTATCGGGCAACGGCAAGGTCAGCGCGAACTGGGTGATCAACAACCTGTTCGGCAAGCTCAAGGAAGACGAGCGCGACATCGAGGCCAGCCCGATGACCCCCGCGCAGCTGGGCGGCATCCTCAAGCTGATCGAGGCGGGCGACATCTCTGGCAAGATCGCCAAGGACCTGTTCGAGATCGTCTATGCCGAAGGCGGCGACCCCGCGCAGATCGTCGAAGATCGCGGCATGAAGCAGGTGACCGACACCGGGGCCATCGAACGGGCCGTGGATGACATCATCGCCGCCAACCCCGCCCAGGTCGAAAAGGCGCAGGCCAACCCGAAACTGGCGGGCTGGTTCGTGGGTCAGACGATGAAGGCGATGCAGGGCAAGGGCAATCCCAAGGCCATCAACGAGATCGTGGCCGCCAAGCTGGGTCTTTGA
- a CDS encoding lytic transglycosylase domain-containing protein, which yields MKTNRCVVLVRSLVVLALFAAAGPVAADVRPVPRADLTTTTSSMTLTPGLSAPRLAAPLPEASALSPAVSARPTPRPRVVAEEMPDLRWDHISGSARWTRAAMRALDSHGDRLTETVPRDIEQWCPAYVEADEWGRKAFWAGLLSTLSKHESTYRPTAVGGGGLWYGLVQILPATARGYGCQARTGDALKDGALNMACAVRILNHTVPRDGVVARGMRGVAADWGPFHSTRKREDMRRWLIRQPFCNGLHRSVRPVARPDWLLEPAGVVDEVPLFVTWELDKELSGKMPLWSSGQSDVEG from the coding sequence ATGAAGACGAATCGTTGTGTGGTGCTGGTGCGATCTCTTGTTGTGCTGGCTCTTTTTGCCGCGGCCGGCCCTGTTGCCGCAGATGTGCGCCCGGTGCCCCGCGCCGATCTGACCACCACGACCAGCAGCATGACCCTGACGCCGGGCCTGTCGGCCCCGCGCCTGGCCGCGCCCTTGCCCGAGGCATCGGCCCTGTCCCCCGCCGTGTCCGCCCGGCCGACCCCGCGCCCGCGCGTCGTGGCCGAAGAGATGCCGGACCTGCGTTGGGACCACATCAGCGGGTCGGCCCGTTGGACCCGCGCGGCGATGCGCGCGCTCGACAGTCACGGCGACCGCCTGACCGAGACGGTGCCCCGCGACATCGAACAATGGTGCCCGGCCTATGTCGAAGCCGACGAGTGGGGGCGCAAGGCGTTCTGGGCTGGGCTGCTGTCGACCTTGTCGAAGCACGAAAGCACCTATCGCCCGACGGCAGTGGGCGGCGGCGGGCTGTGGTACGGTCTGGTTCAGATCCTGCCGGCAACGGCGCGTGGCTACGGCTGTCAGGCGCGGACGGGCGATGCGCTGAAGGATGGGGCGCTGAACATGGCCTGCGCGGTGCGGATCCTGAACCACACGGTGCCCCGCGACGGCGTCGTGGCCCGTGGCATGCGCGGCGTGGCCGCCGACTGGGGCCCGTTCCATTCCACCCGCAAGCGCGAGGACATGCGCCGCTGGCTGATCCGTCAGCCGTTCTGCAACGGTCTGCACCGATCCGTGCGTCCCGTGGCGCGGCCTGACTGGCTACTGGAACCTGCGGGCGTGGTCGACGAAGTCCCCTTGTTCGTGACCTGGGAGCTGGACAAGGAGCTGTCGGGCAAGATGCCGCTTTGGTCCTCGGGCCAGAGCGACGTCGAAGGCTAG